From the genome of Geobacter sp. SVR, one region includes:
- the rlmN gene encoding 23S rRNA (adenine(2503)-C(2))-methyltransferase RlmN: protein MTTAACKTDLKNLNLPALEHFLLGHGKERFRATQVFKWIYQQDARTFDEMTNISKELRRELTEKAFISNLEPEAVEEGSDGTRKYLFNLGDGNAVESVLIPIEGRNTLCISSQAGCAMGCEFCLTGTFKLTRNLTTAEIVNQIMAVRRDIARNPPTPQSADDIWGDDEDGDRSQSQAEIRNIVLMGMGEPLHNLDNVIPAIQIMIDGNGLQFSNRRVTVSTCGLVPQMARLGREIPNVNLAVSLNATTDELRNRIMPVNRSYPIKELLRACREFPLPGRRKVTFEYVLLGGLNDTLEDAKRLLRLISDIPNKVNLIPFNEHEGCDFKAPSQAAIDAFHKYLIDRHVTVITRDSRGGDISAACGQLKGRLGQGGEPLA from the coding sequence ATGACAACAGCCGCATGCAAAACCGACCTGAAGAACCTGAACCTCCCGGCCCTGGAACATTTCCTGCTGGGCCATGGCAAGGAGCGCTTCCGCGCCACCCAGGTCTTCAAATGGATCTACCAGCAGGATGCCCGCACCTTCGACGAGATGACCAATATCTCCAAGGAGCTGCGCCGGGAACTAACCGAAAAGGCCTTTATCAGCAACCTCGAGCCGGAGGCGGTCGAGGAGGGCAGCGACGGCACCCGCAAGTATCTCTTCAACCTGGGAGACGGTAATGCGGTCGAATCGGTGCTGATCCCGATCGAGGGGCGCAACACGCTCTGCATCTCGTCCCAGGCAGGCTGTGCCATGGGCTGCGAATTCTGCCTGACCGGCACGTTCAAGCTGACCCGCAACCTGACCACGGCTGAGATCGTCAACCAGATCATGGCAGTCCGGCGGGACATCGCCCGCAATCCCCCCACCCCCCAATCGGCGGATGATATCTGGGGAGACGACGAGGATGGCGACCGTTCGCAGTCACAGGCCGAGATCCGCAACATCGTGCTGATGGGCATGGGCGAACCCCTGCACAACCTGGACAATGTCATCCCCGCCATTCAGATCATGATCGACGGCAACGGATTGCAGTTCTCCAACCGCCGCGTGACCGTCTCGACCTGCGGACTGGTACCGCAGATGGCCCGTCTGGGGCGCGAGATACCGAACGTCAACCTGGCGGTTTCCCTGAACGCCACCACCGACGAATTGCGCAACCGGATCATGCCGGTCAACCGCAGCTATCCGATCAAGGAATTGCTCCGGGCCTGCCGGGAATTTCCGCTGCCCGGCCGCCGCAAGGTGACTTTCGAATATGTCCTTTTGGGGGGGCTGAACGATACGCTGGAGGATGCCAAGCGGTTGCTGCGCCTGATCAGCGACATACCCAACAAGGTCAACCTGATCCCCTTCAACGAGCATGAAGGCTGCGATTTCAAGGCCCCTTCCCAGGCCGCCATCGATGCCTTCCACAAATACCTGATCGATCGCCATGTAACGGTCATCACCCGCGACAGCCGTGGCGGCGACATTTCCGCCGCCTGCGGACAATTGAAGGGACGTCTGGGACAGGGGGGGGAGCCCTTGGCATAA
- a CDS encoding transglycosylase domain-containing protein, translating into MKRFIIALICLIVGYAAYVGVSLWLMPPLSGLANRKYTTTIQVKDWHGQYLPFVVGPTNRYWTSSGRIPAEMKWAVILAEDSNFYKHEGFDVKAIKEAIKYDLEKKSFKRGASTITQQTAKNLFLSREKTITRKVKEIYLAWRMEQELTKGRIIELYLNVAELGPLVYGIGHGAQYYFGKPAAALTPRECAFLAAMLPGPRLAYNPYKNLDRVLKRSDMILRLLRQKGVLSESEYQTALAQSPNIGRLQRKVDESIQKEAIFTATSSAQKPLEPSPAPDRQPATETEKIPGNGEPPAGNEAAPAAGPHEAAPEKQ; encoded by the coding sequence GTGAAAAGATTCATCATAGCCCTCATCTGCCTGATTGTCGGATATGCCGCCTACGTCGGCGTATCCTTATGGCTGATGCCGCCGCTGTCCGGGCTGGCCAACCGCAAATACACGACAACCATACAGGTCAAGGACTGGCACGGCCAATACCTTCCCTTTGTCGTCGGCCCGACGAATCGCTACTGGACCTCTTCCGGCCGTATTCCGGCCGAAATGAAATGGGCCGTAATCCTGGCCGAGGACAGCAATTTTTACAAGCACGAAGGCTTTGACGTGAAGGCTATCAAAGAGGCCATCAAGTACGACCTGGAAAAGAAAAGCTTCAAGCGCGGAGCCTCCACCATCACCCAGCAGACCGCCAAGAACCTGTTCCTCTCCCGCGAAAAGACCATCACCCGCAAGGTCAAGGAGATCTATCTGGCCTGGCGGATGGAGCAGGAACTGACCAAAGGGCGCATCATCGAACTGTACCTGAACGTGGCCGAACTGGGACCGCTGGTCTACGGCATCGGCCACGGAGCCCAATACTACTTCGGCAAGCCCGCCGCGGCTCTTACCCCGCGGGAATGTGCCTTTCTGGCAGCCATGCTGCCCGGCCCGCGGCTGGCCTACAACCCGTACAAAAACCTGGACCGCGTGCTGAAACGTTCCGACATGATCCTCAGGCTGCTGCGCCAGAAGGGCGTGCTCAGCGAGAGCGAATACCAGACCGCCCTGGCCCAGTCACCCAATATAGGCCGGCTCCAGCGCAAGGTGGATGAGAGCATCCAGAAGGAGGCGATCTTCACGGCCACCTCCTCGGCGCAAAAGCCGCTCGAGCCGTCACCCGCGCCTGACCGTCAGCCAGCCACTGAAACAGAAAAAATTCCCGGCAATGGTGAGCCCCCCGCCGGGAACGAAGCCGCACCAGCAGCCGGCCCGCACGAGGCGGCGCCGGAGAAGCAATAA
- a CDS encoding FprA family A-type flavoprotein: MSAPIEIKPGLFWIGSEDPDLRTFDDLFPTEHGTTYNSYLLKGTEKTVIIDTVKAKRTDEFMDKIKALTTLEGIDYIIANHTEPDHSGALAYLLEQCPQATVVSTMAGKNFLTNLLHRPFKSLVVKDGDTLDLGGRTLRFIIAPFLHWPDTMFTRLEEENILFTCDAFGAHYCSPGKVFNDENVDFTSARHFYFDCIFRPFKDKVLSAVEKIRHDVIDMICPSHGPILRKAPWRAIEQFESWSKPTSWAKKVVILYISPHGNTEIMARSVAEGAAVDGIEVSSYHISHLSSNEVRNLMEDADALIFGIPTIARDIPKPMWDVLAYLSTVKLKTNLAGLFGSYGWSGEACKMAEERLKSMGFRVTEPIVKTIFTPTAEALKQCSELGRSLAEEVLKKG, from the coding sequence ATGTCCGCACCCATAGAGATAAAACCGGGACTTTTCTGGATCGGTTCGGAAGACCCGGATCTGCGCACATTTGATGACCTGTTCCCTACCGAGCACGGCACCACCTACAACTCGTACCTGCTCAAGGGCACCGAAAAGACCGTGATCATCGACACGGTCAAGGCAAAGCGGACCGATGAATTCATGGACAAGATCAAGGCCCTGACAACCCTCGAAGGCATTGACTACATCATCGCCAACCACACTGAACCGGATCATTCCGGCGCCCTGGCCTATCTGTTGGAGCAGTGCCCGCAAGCTACCGTGGTATCCACCATGGCCGGCAAGAACTTTCTCACCAACCTGCTGCACCGGCCGTTCAAATCGCTGGTGGTCAAGGATGGCGACACCCTCGATCTGGGGGGGCGCACGCTGCGCTTCATCATCGCTCCATTTCTGCACTGGCCCGACACGATGTTCACCCGGCTGGAGGAAGAGAACATCCTCTTCACCTGCGATGCCTTCGGAGCGCACTACTGTTCTCCCGGCAAGGTCTTCAACGATGAGAATGTGGATTTCACCTCGGCCCGCCATTTCTACTTCGACTGTATCTTCCGCCCCTTCAAAGACAAGGTACTTTCGGCGGTGGAAAAGATCCGCCACGATGTAATCGACATGATCTGCCCCAGCCATGGGCCGATTCTCAGGAAAGCTCCCTGGCGGGCGATCGAGCAGTTCGAGAGCTGGAGCAAGCCGACCTCCTGGGCCAAAAAGGTGGTGATCCTGTACATCTCACCACACGGCAACACCGAGATAATGGCCCGGTCCGTTGCCGAAGGCGCCGCTGTCGACGGCATAGAGGTGAGCAGCTACCACATCAGCCATTTGAGTTCAAACGAGGTCAGAAACCTTATGGAAGATGCCGATGCCCTGATCTTCGGCATTCCGACCATCGCGCGGGATATTCCCAAGCCGATGTGGGATGTGCTGGCATACCTGAGCACCGTCAAGCTCAAGACGAATCTGGCGGGACTGTTCGGAAGCTACGGCTGGAGCGGCGAGGCCTGCAAGATGGCGGAAGAGCGCCTCAAGTCAATGGGCTTCAGAGTCACCGAACCGATTGTCAAGACCATCTTCACCCCCACTGCCGAAGCATTGAAACAATGCTCCGAACTGGGCAGAAGCCTGGCCGAAGAAGTCCTGAAAAAGGGGTGA
- the radA gene encoding DNA repair protein RadA, with amino-acid sequence MKQKTIFTCQKCGCQSPKWLGKCPDCGSWNSMAEEVTAAVGAVSPGAERSRPIPICDVPAQVESRLVTGIAELDRVLGGGIVPGSLVLIGGDPGIGKSTLLLQAMHNLAEGSGPVLYVSGEESASQTRLRGERLKASHRQLLVLAENSLEAILGHAATLKPRAMVVDSIQTIWTTALESAPGSVSQVRESAGKLMMMAKGSGVPVFIVGHVTKDGAIAGPRVLEHIVDTVLYFEGDGSHPFRILRAVKNRFGSTNEIGVFEMKQEGLCDVPNPSELFLSERPLGASGSVVTTSLEGSRPLLVELQALVTQTSFGVPRRTTIGVDHNRLALLVAVLEKKVGMHLTGQDIFLNAAGGARLNEPAADLAMIMAVASSHLDKAIAPQTVVLGEVGLAGEVRAITQPEQRIAEAEKLGFKTCILPAGNLKRLRSGKIKLHGVSSVDEAMQLLIQ; translated from the coding sequence TTGAAACAGAAAACCATATTCACCTGTCAGAAGTGCGGCTGCCAATCTCCCAAGTGGCTGGGAAAATGTCCCGATTGCGGTTCATGGAACAGCATGGCCGAAGAAGTTACCGCTGCAGTGGGCGCGGTTTCTCCGGGAGCGGAGCGTTCACGCCCGATACCGATCTGTGATGTCCCGGCACAGGTGGAATCCAGGCTTGTCACCGGCATTGCCGAACTGGACCGGGTCTTGGGCGGGGGAATCGTTCCCGGCTCGCTGGTGCTGATCGGTGGCGATCCAGGCATCGGAAAATCGACGCTGCTGCTGCAGGCCATGCATAATCTGGCAGAGGGGAGCGGCCCGGTTCTGTATGTTTCAGGGGAGGAATCCGCATCGCAAACCCGCTTGCGAGGGGAGCGGCTGAAGGCCTCCCATCGCCAGTTGCTGGTGCTGGCGGAAAACTCGCTGGAGGCGATCCTGGGCCACGCCGCGACGCTCAAGCCTCGGGCGATGGTGGTCGATTCGATCCAGACCATCTGGACAACAGCTCTGGAGTCGGCCCCGGGCAGCGTCAGCCAGGTGCGGGAGTCGGCCGGCAAACTGATGATGATGGCCAAGGGCAGCGGAGTGCCTGTCTTCATTGTCGGACACGTTACCAAGGATGGCGCCATTGCCGGTCCGCGTGTGCTGGAACACATCGTCGACACGGTACTGTACTTCGAGGGGGACGGCAGCCACCCTTTCCGTATCCTGCGGGCCGTCAAGAACCGTTTCGGTTCCACTAACGAGATCGGGGTGTTCGAGATGAAGCAGGAGGGGTTGTGCGACGTGCCCAACCCGTCCGAGCTGTTCCTTTCGGAACGGCCGCTCGGAGCATCGGGGTCGGTGGTAACCACCTCCCTGGAAGGCAGCCGTCCTTTGCTGGTGGAACTGCAGGCCCTGGTGACGCAAACGTCTTTCGGTGTTCCCCGCCGTACCACCATCGGGGTGGATCACAACCGTCTGGCGTTGCTGGTGGCCGTGCTGGAGAAGAAGGTCGGCATGCACCTGACCGGTCAGGACATTTTTCTGAATGCCGCCGGAGGCGCCCGGCTGAACGAGCCGGCTGCCGATCTGGCCATGATCATGGCGGTGGCTTCCAGTCATCTGGACAAGGCGATCGCTCCCCAGACCGTGGTGCTGGGGGAGGTGGGACTGGCTGGCGAGGTGCGGGCCATCACGCAGCCTGAGCAGCGTATTGCCGAGGCTGAAAAACTGGGATTCAAAACCTGCATTCTGCCGGCAGGCAATCTGAAACGGCTCAGAAGTGGAAAAATCAAGCTGCACGGTGTCTCCTCGGTCGATGAGGCGATGCAGCTGCTGATTCAGTGA
- the dksA gene encoding RNA polymerase-binding protein DksA, which yields MNAEKLEFFRNVLSEEMKTLLSEAGKTVTEMTSDSSNFPDPTDRATQESDRNFELRIRDRERRLINKIKDALERIDSGEFGICEECGDEITEARLKVRPVTTLCINCKMEEEQKEKRL from the coding sequence ATGAATGCGGAAAAGCTGGAATTTTTCAGAAACGTGCTGAGCGAAGAGATGAAGACGCTTTTGAGCGAGGCTGGCAAGACCGTTACGGAGATGACGTCTGATTCATCCAATTTCCCTGACCCCACCGACAGGGCCACCCAGGAATCAGATCGCAACTTCGAATTGCGCATCAGGGATCGAGAACGCAGGCTGATCAATAAGATCAAGGATGCGCTTGAGCGCATTGATAGCGGTGAATTCGGCATTTGCGAGGAATGCGGTGACGAGATTACCGAAGCTCGTCTCAAGGTGCGGCCGGTCACCACACTCTGCATAAACTGCAAAATGGAAGAAGAGCAAAAGGAAAAGCGTTTGTAG
- a CDS encoding GAF domain-containing sensor histidine kinase: protein MADVSTPHIGAADKKLNELALLYQFSNTLLSTIRLNKLTHLILTALISGPSPIFERAMLFMRNEKTEVLQGMLGVTPDAVEGLVVVGESETSLSSRWDISDEAMAHQRATEFCCRVRVTRIEIDEQCPLIRQVVKENRLHYADQPDDGELGCPACGAIRRLGVSVFAAVPLLSRDKNLGMIVVDNPVSATPISLDDLHFLKLFASQAGMAIENSMLYNRIEDAHSNLQDARERLMHGERLAAIGEMAANLAHELKNPLVTIGGFAGRLLKALPDESREHRYADTIVREISRLEKMLADILAFSRKPTICYNYCELGEILRECLENCATSLEDNNIRLNASFGGHPWPVLGDAYQLKQVFLNLMLNACEVMPDGGDIQVAVEKVILDKEHVMVSITDTGGGISPEMLPKIFNPFFTTKRHGTGLGLAIVNRILLNHKGTIEAANEGKGAAFRVTLPLMELAE, encoded by the coding sequence ATGGCTGACGTCAGTACCCCTCATATCGGTGCAGCAGACAAAAAACTCAACGAGCTGGCTCTGCTGTACCAGTTCAGTAATACCCTCTTGTCCACCATCCGCCTCAACAAGCTGACCCATCTCATCCTTACCGCACTTATTTCAGGTCCATCCCCGATATTCGAACGCGCAATGCTCTTCATGCGCAACGAGAAGACAGAGGTCTTGCAGGGCATGCTGGGGGTGACTCCGGACGCCGTCGAGGGTCTGGTTGTTGTCGGCGAGAGTGAAACATCGCTCAGCAGCCGCTGGGATATCAGCGATGAAGCCATGGCCCATCAGCGGGCCACGGAATTTTGCTGCCGTGTAAGGGTTACCCGGATCGAAATTGATGAACAATGCCCGCTGATCAGACAGGTAGTTAAAGAGAACCGCCTGCATTACGCCGATCAGCCTGATGACGGCGAGCTTGGCTGTCCCGCCTGCGGAGCGATCAGGAGGCTGGGAGTCTCTGTTTTTGCGGCGGTCCCCCTGTTGTCACGGGACAAGAACCTCGGCATGATCGTGGTCGACAACCCGGTTTCCGCAACCCCGATCAGCCTGGACGACCTGCATTTCCTGAAGCTGTTCGCCAGCCAGGCCGGCATGGCGATCGAAAATTCGATGCTTTACAACCGCATTGAAGACGCCCATTCCAATCTGCAGGATGCCCGTGAACGGCTGATGCATGGGGAGCGGCTGGCTGCGATCGGCGAGATGGCTGCCAATCTGGCACATGAGCTGAAGAACCCGCTGGTAACCATCGGCGGATTTGCGGGAAGATTGCTCAAAGCATTGCCGGATGAAAGCCGGGAGCATCGCTATGCCGACACGATCGTTAGGGAGATCAGCCGCCTGGAGAAAATGCTGGCCGACATCCTGGCCTTCTCCCGCAAGCCGACCATCTGCTACAATTACTGCGAACTCGGTGAAATACTGAGAGAATGTCTCGAAAATTGCGCCACCAGCCTGGAGGATAACAATATCCGCCTGAACGCCTCGTTTGGCGGCCATCCCTGGCCTGTTCTGGGGGATGCCTATCAGCTCAAGCAGGTTTTTCTGAACCTGATGCTCAATGCCTGCGAGGTGATGCCGGATGGCGGCGACATCCAGGTGGCGGTGGAAAAGGTAATTCTTGACAAAGAGCATGTTATGGTTAGCATAACTGATACCGGCGGTGGTATTTCACCGGAGATGCTGCCGAAGATCTTCAATCCATTTTTTACTACCAAACGCCATGGCACCGGGCTCGGCCTGGCGATAGTCAACCGGATACTTTTGAATCACAAAGGGACCATTGAGGCGGCCAACGAAGGAAAAGGCGCGGCTTTCAGGGTCACCTTGCCACTGATGGAACTGGCTGAATAA
- a CDS encoding DUF134 domain-containing protein — translation MAPRPKKNRICNCQLRECHKKLFKPAGSRLSDLEVVCLDHDELEAFILCDDRELNQEDAGRHMGVSRGTVQRLLARARKKVASALAEGKALSIAPVRHAVSPPTCTVHDTSSCSQDCASDTV, via the coding sequence ATGGCGCCGCGTCCCAAAAAGAATCGCATCTGCAATTGCCAGCTCCGTGAGTGCCACAAAAAGCTGTTCAAGCCGGCCGGTTCCAGGCTCTCTGATTTAGAGGTGGTGTGTCTTGATCACGATGAGCTGGAGGCATTCATTCTCTGTGATGACCGGGAACTCAACCAGGAGGACGCCGGACGGCACATGGGCGTATCCCGCGGTACAGTGCAACGGCTCTTGGCCAGGGCTAGAAAAAAGGTTGCCTCTGCGCTGGCAGAAGGAAAGGCGCTGTCGATTGCACCTGTCCGGCATGCTGTTTCACCGCCGACGTGTACAGTCCATGACACTTCCTCCTGTTCCCAGGATTGCGCGTCAGACACTGTCTGA
- a CDS encoding HU family DNA-binding protein produces MTKAEFVAAVATKTGLTKAAAAEAVDAFTGTVAELLKAGDKVTFPGFGTFSVSERAARTGRNPQTGAEIKIAASKSGKFSAGKDLKGL; encoded by the coding sequence ATGACCAAAGCAGAATTTGTAGCAGCAGTAGCAACCAAAACAGGCTTGACCAAGGCTGCAGCAGCCGAAGCCGTCGACGCTTTCACCGGTACCGTCGCTGAACTTCTCAAAGCCGGCGACAAGGTCACCTTCCCCGGATTCGGCACGTTCAGCGTATCCGAGCGTGCAGCACGCACCGGCCGCAACCCGCAGACCGGGGCTGAAATCAAGATTGCAGCCTCCAAGAGCGGGAAATTCAGCGCCGGCAAGGACCTGAAGGGGCTCTAA